A stretch of DNA from Methylobacterium sp. CB376:
AGGCGGGCCACCGTCAGGTCCTCCCGCAGGTGGCGCCGGGCGTAGTCGAGCACCCGCTCGATCCGGTCGGTCTTCGGGGCGAGGTCGAGCAGGCGCGACAGCTGCGGCTGGCCCCCGGAGCGGCGCCGCTCCAGCAGCATGCGGCGCGCCACCTCGCGGGCCGTCTCCGGACCGAGGTCGTCCTCGACGAGGCGCAGGGCGAGGTCGATGCTCGCCGCCATCCCGGCCGAGGTCCAGACCGTCCCGTCGCCGACGTAGAGCCGGTCCCGCTCCAGGCGCACCGCCGGGTAGCGGGCCTGCAGCTCCGCGGCGTTGCGCCAATGCGCCGTCGCGCGCAATCCGTCGAGCAGCCCGGCCTCCGCCAGGACGAAGGCGCCCGTGCAGGTCGCCGCCACCCGCCGGGCGCGGGCCGCGGCCCGCCGGACCAGGGCGGCGAGGCCCGCCGGCACGGTCCGGGGCCCCGCGAAGGCCCCGACCATCAGCGTGTCGAAGGGCGCCTCCGGGAAGGGCTCGGTCTCCAGGCGGAACCCCGCCGCGGTCGGCACCGGCCCGCCCTCCTGCGAGACCAGGCGGATCGCGTAGGCGGGCCTCGCGCCGAGCGCGTTGGCGCTCTGGAACGCGGCGAGCGCGGCGAGCGACATCAGCTGCGCCCCGGGCAGCACCAGGAGGCCGATCGTCCGCGCCGCGCGGGCCGGCGCGAGCGCCTCCGGCGCCGCATCCGCGATGCCCCGGGACGATGCTGCGAGGTCGTGGTCCATGGCGCGCGCGGGTCGGGACGGGCTCGACCGCGGCGGCCCTGGCCCCGCGTCGTGAGCGGATGCGGGGGCCCGGCGCCGCGGATTACAGGCATATACCAGTAACCTGCCCGCCCGGTCCAGCAGGGCCCGCCGCGCGGCCCCGCCGGGCGGTCAGCCGAGGCTCGGCAGGGTCAGACCGTGCTCCCGCGCGCAGGCGACCGCGTCCGGGTAGCCGGCATCGGCGTGGCGCATCACGCCGCTCGCCGGATCGTTCCAGAGCACCCGCGCGAGGCGCCGGTCGGCGGCCTCGCTGCCGTCGCAGACGATCACCATCCCGGCATGCTGCGAGAAGCCCATTCCGACGCCGCCGCCGTGGTGTAGGGACACCCAGGTCGCCCCCGAGGCGGTGTTGAGGAGCGCGTTCAGGAGCGGCCAGTCGGAGACCGCGTCCGAGCCGTCGCGCATCGCCTCGGTCTCGCGGTTCGGCGAGGCGACCGAACCGGAATCGAGGTGGTCGCGCCCGATCACGATCGGGGCCTTCAGCTCGCCGCTGCGCACCATCGCGTTGAAGGCGAGGCCGAGGCGGTGGCGGTCGCCGAGGCCGACCCAGCAGATCCGGGCCGGGAGGCCCTGGAAGCGGATCCGCTCCCGCGCCATGTCGAGCCAGCGGTGCAGGGCTGCGTTGTCGGGCAGCAATTCCTTCACCTTGGCGTCGGTCCGGTAGATGTCCTCGGGATCGCCCGAGAGGGCGCACCAGCGGAACGGCCCGATGCCGCGGCAGAACAGCGGGCGGATATAGGCCGGCACGAAGCCCGGGAAGGCGAAGGCGTCGCGGACGCCCTCCTCCAGCGCCATCTGCCGGATGTTGTTGCCGTAATCGACCACGGGCACGCCGGCCCGGTGGAAGTCCAGCATCACCCGAACCTGCTCGGCCATGGAGCGCTTGGCCGCCGCCGCGACCCCGTCCGGGTCGCTCTCGCGGCGGGTTTCCCACTCGGCGAGGCTCCAGCCCCGGGGCAGGTAGCCGTTGACGGGATCGTGGGCGGAGGTCTGGTCGGTGACGCAATCCGGCCGCACGCCCCGGCGCCAGATCTCGGCGTAGATTTCGGCGGCGTTGCCCAGGAGCGCGACCGAGCGGGGCGTGCGCGCCCGGCAGGATTCCTCGATCAGGGCGAGCGCCTCGTCGAGGTCCCGGGCCTGCACGTCGACGTAGCCCGTGCGAAGGCGGAACTCGATGCTGGAGGCCCGGCACTCGACGGCGAGGCAGGAGGCGCCCGCCATCGTGGCGGCGAGGGGCTGCGCCCCGCCCATGCCGCCCAGGCCCGCCGTCAGGATCCAGCGCCCGGCGAGGTCGCCGCCATGGTGCTGGCGGCCCATCTCCACGAAGGTCTCGTAGGTGCCCTGCACGATCCCCTGGCTGCCGATGTAGATCCAGGAGCCGGCCGTCATCTGGCCGTACATCATCAGGCCCCGGCGATCGAGCTCGTGGAAATGCGCCCAGGTCGCCCAGTGCGGCACGAGGTTGGAGTTGGCGATCAGCACGCGGGGCGCGTCCGCGTGGGTGCGGAAGATCCCGACCGGCTTGCCGGACTGGACCAGCAGCGTCTGATCCTCCTCCAGGTCCGTGAGGGCGGCGACGATCCGGTCGAAGCTCGCCCAGTCCCGGGCCGCCCGCCCAATGCCGCCATAGACCACGAGCTCGCCCGGCCGCTCGGCGACCTCCGGGTCGAGGTTGTTCATCAGCATGCGCAGGGGCGCCTCGGTGAGCCAGCTCCGCGCCGTGAGGGCGGGGCCGCGCGGGGCGCGGACGAGGCGGGCATTGTCGAGGCGGGGATCGTCGAGGCGGCTCATGGCGGGCAGGCTCCGAAGGCGAGGCACGCGGACAGGACGTCCTGCAGGGCCGCGCGGACCGGCGCGGCGTGGTCGGGATCGTAGGGCACCGGCCAGGTCGCGGGATCGACCGGCCCGACCGGCTCGGCCAGGTAGGCGCGGCAGGCGAGTTCCATCTGCACCGCGTGGACGCCGTCCTGCGGGCGGCCGTAGGCGCGGGTGATGAAGCCGCCGCGGAAGCGCCCGTTGCTGACCTGGCTGAGGCCGCTGCCCCGGCAGATCGCCTCGATCCGCTCCTGGAGGGCGGGGTCGCAGGCCTGGCCGCCATGCGTGCCGATGTTGAAATGGGGCAGCAGGCCGGGGAACAGGCGCGGGATCTCCGAGCGGATCGAGTGGGCGTCGTAGAGCACCACCCGGGGATGGAGCCGCCGCAGCCGCGCGAGTTCGTCCTGCAGGGCCGCGTGGTAGGGGTCGAACCAGCGGGCGCGCCGGTCGGCCGGGTCGGGCGCCTGCCCGTCCCGGTAGAGCGGCTCGCCGTCGAACGTGGTGGTGGGGCAGAGCTCCGTCGTCGCCTGCCCGGGATAGAGCGAGGCGCCGGACGGGTCCCGGTTCACGTCGATCACCGTGCGCGAGAGGGAGGTGCGGATGATCGTGGCGTCGAGATCCGCCGCGAAGGCGTAGAGCCGCTCGATGAACCAGTCCGTGTCCTTGCGGGCGAGCCAGGGCGAGACGAGACCGGCCTCGATCTCGGGCGGGATCTCGGTGCCGGTATGGGGCAGGCTGAGGAGAAGGGGCGACGCCCCCCGCCGGACCGCGAGCCAGGCCGGCGTCATCGCCCGTCCACCCCCGGCAGGTCCAGGCCCGCGGCCGCCACCACGGCCCCGTCGCGCACCAGAGCCGTCGCCGCCTCGAGCTCCGGATGCAGGTAGCGATCCTCGTCGAGGCGGGGCACCGCCGCCCGCAGCCGCGCCCGCACCCGCTCCAGGGCCTCGCTCGACCGCAGCGGCGCCAGGAAATCGCAGCCCTGCGCCGCTGCCAGCAGCTCGATGCCGAGCACCGCGGCGGCGTTCTCCGCCATCGCCAGGAGGCGCCGCGCGCCGTGGGCCGCCATCGAGACGTGGTCCTCCTGGTTGGCGGAGGTCGGGATCGAATCGACGCTCGCCGGGTAGGCCCGCTGCTTGTTCTCCGAGACCAGGGCCGCCGCCGTCACCTGTGGGATCATGAAGCCCGAGTTGAGGCCCGGCCGCCCGGTCAGGAAGGCCGGCAGGCCCGAGGACAGGGCGGGGTCGACGAGGAGCGAGATCC
This window harbors:
- a CDS encoding GlxA family transcriptional regulator, with the translated sequence MDHDLAASSRGIADAAPEALAPARAARTIGLLVLPGAQLMSLAALAAFQSANALGARPAYAIRLVSQEGGPVPTAAGFRLETEPFPEAPFDTLMVGAFAGPRTVPAGLAALVRRAAARARRVAATCTGAFVLAEAGLLDGLRATAHWRNAAELQARYPAVRLERDRLYVGDGTVWTSAGMAASIDLALRLVEDDLGPETAREVARRMLLERRRSGGQPQLSRLLDLAPKTDRIERVLDYARRHLREDLTVARLAEAARLSPRQFSRAFRQALGQPPAKVVERLRVEAARAMLVEGRHSLDVIAAEVGFADRERMRRAFLRLYGQSPQALRRAGHPAETA
- the hutU gene encoding urocanate hydratase encodes the protein MSRLDDPRLDNARLVRAPRGPALTARSWLTEAPLRMLMNNLDPEVAERPGELVVYGGIGRAARDWASFDRIVAALTDLEEDQTLLVQSGKPVGIFRTHADAPRVLIANSNLVPHWATWAHFHELDRRGLMMYGQMTAGSWIYIGSQGIVQGTYETFVEMGRQHHGGDLAGRWILTAGLGGMGGAQPLAATMAGASCLAVECRASSIEFRLRTGYVDVQARDLDEALALIEESCRARTPRSVALLGNAAEIYAEIWRRGVRPDCVTDQTSAHDPVNGYLPRGWSLAEWETRRESDPDGVAAAAKRSMAEQVRVMLDFHRAGVPVVDYGNNIRQMALEEGVRDAFAFPGFVPAYIRPLFCRGIGPFRWCALSGDPEDIYRTDAKVKELLPDNAALHRWLDMARERIRFQGLPARICWVGLGDRHRLGLAFNAMVRSGELKAPIVIGRDHLDSGSVASPNRETEAMRDGSDAVSDWPLLNALLNTASGATWVSLHHGGGVGMGFSQHAGMVIVCDGSEAADRRLARVLWNDPASGVMRHADAGYPDAVACAREHGLTLPSLG
- the hutG gene encoding N-formylglutamate deformylase — its product is MTPAWLAVRRGASPLLLSLPHTGTEIPPEIEAGLVSPWLARKDTDWFIERLYAFAADLDATIIRTSLSRTVIDVNRDPSGASLYPGQATTELCPTTTFDGEPLYRDGQAPDPADRRARWFDPYHAALQDELARLRRLHPRVVLYDAHSIRSEIPRLFPGLLPHFNIGTHGGQACDPALQERIEAICRGSGLSQVSNGRFRGGFITRAYGRPQDGVHAVQMELACRAYLAEPVGPVDPATWPVPYDPDHAAPVRAALQDVLSACLAFGACPP